Genomic DNA from Lactuca sativa cultivar Salinas chromosome 8, Lsat_Salinas_v11, whole genome shotgun sequence:
CCTGCAATACATGAGACAATGGTGAAGGTATGTAGATTATATCTTATATTTCCTACACAAATATAGAcaactgtatgctgatgtcattATGCAGGTTAGCGCTTATCTGCTTGGAGAATACAACCATCTTTTGGCCAGACGACCTGGGTGTAGCCCAAAGGACATTTTTGTCATTATACATGAGAAGCTTCCTACTGTATCGTGAGTATTTCTATTTCTATacatctatgttttcttttgtgatcatcatctattttttttttgtttctacagGACTCCAACAATATCCATTCTTCTCTCAACATACGCAAAGATTTTGATGCACTCTCAACCACCAGATCCCGAATTACAAAACCAGATCTGGGCAATATTCAGCAAGTGAGTTTATAATAAATAGGAGCTACACTTTTTTTTGTATATGCAAAATTtgataatatttaatttcacacACATTAACAGATATGAAACATGCATTGATACTGAGATACAACAAAGAGCTGTGGAGTATTTTGCATTGAGTAGGAAAGGTGAAGCCCTGATGGATATATTAGCAGAAATGCCAAAGTTCCCTGAACATGAGGTATATTTAAGCGTAGGGTTttaattgattgattgattgagcatataataataataataataataataataataataataataataataataataataataataataataataataataataatttatctgATATGGTGATTGTTGTTGACTTTGATTTACCTTTTTGAAGTCTTCATTGATCAAGAAAGCAGAAGACACTGAAGCTGATACTGTAGAGCAAAGTGCTATCAAGTCACGCACACAACAATAGGCTTCTAATGCTTTAGTGGTGACATCTGAGCGCGAACCTCCCCAACTTGGTATGGTCAAAATCCCCAGCGTTGACCATAACTCTGTGAgcgttgaccaagagttgactcaAGCTAATGGAATTTCACATGAAGTTGACCACCCTCAACCTGATATTCTTGGAGATCTTTTAAGCCCACTGGCTATTGAAGCACCTCCTCCTCCTGTAAGTGAAGATGATGCATTAGCTCTTGCACCTGTTGAAGAGCAAGATAATATTGTAAAGGTACTACTGTCTGCCACATGTCCTATCCTCATTGGCTATAAATATCATTTAtgtctttatattattttaactTTCTGTTGACAACCTTACACAGCCAATAGGAGACACTGCAGAAAGATTTCATGCCCTGTGTCTTAAAGATAGTGGAGTTCTATATGAAGATCCTTATGTTCAGGTACTAAAAAgtcaagttatatatatatatatatatatatatatatatatatatatatatatatatatatatatatatatatatatatatatcacatatcatatattgcattagattttatttatttttttgattaattattattattccagattggtatcaaagcagacTGGCGAGGTCATCAAGGTCGCCTAGTCATCTTTTTGGGGAACAAAACAACTTCTTCACTCACTTCAGTTCAAGCAGTGGTTCTGCCTTCATCTTATTTAAAACTGGAACTCTCATCAGCAAAGAACAAGCTTCAAACCATGCAAACCATGGTGTTTGTCGTCCACACACAGCCTTCTCTAACAGCCCATCTTTTTTCCAGGGCAAAAGAGTTGGGCATGATGGGTGAAGGATACATGTGGATCATAACAATTAAGACTACCAACTTGTTGAATTCCATGGATGCTGAAGCAATCAAATCGATGCAGGGGGCTGTGGGTTTCAGATCGTATTTTCCAACATCAAGAAAGCTTCACAACTTTGCTTCAAAATGGAGGGAGGAACATTATGCAATTAATAAAAGAAACCATTTCAAGAAAGTCAATTATAGACTTCATTCAAGTAAGAATGAATCAAGAAGAGCCCTTGAATGAATTGGTCAAGCAATTAAAAACAAGATAGTATTTTAAAGATGTTAAAATTAGGTAAATTTACATCACAATGAAAAGTTCAATCCTACAAGTTTTTAAGCAATTAATAAAAGAAACCATTTCAAGAAAGTCAAACATCTATAAAATTGTCTATTCATGGAAGATGGAACTACCAAAGAATTTGCTGATTAATTGCTTGAAGGTAACAAAGTTCAAACTTTTTAAAGAAatagaaacaaattcaagttGATTGTAACAAAGAACCCTTGATTAGAAACGTTCAAACAATTGAAATCAAGAAAGTAATGTAAGTTTCAAGCACACACTAAGTTCGACCATGGCAAATTTCAAGCAATTCAAAATAACCCACTTCGAGTAAGATCAGATTAGTAAGTTTATTTAGTGATACGACCACATATAAACCAAGATCAGATCTATAAGAACGCTCCACTGATCTACTCAAATAGTAGACATCGAAGTCAAAGGAtagtttttaaaaattattaaacAGGGCAATCTCTGATCATAATCCTTTTCATCCATGGTAAGATATAGTAAggttataaagcataaataaagagaaatttacCTTGCATAGAAGGTCTAGGGCAAACAAAGCCATTATTCACTAGAGAAATATTTGAAGGCATAGGAACAGCGGGCGAGTCGACTCTGAACTGCGTACCCACAAACTCGACCTCAACCGACATCTGATTCACATCTACAGCAGTTTCAATAGCAGTCTTGAGATCAGCACTTGGAAATCCAGCAAAAACGGTGCCGTTTCCAACCGGACCCGGAAAAGTACCAGACCCATCAGCAAAATCGACAAACACCCTCCATGATTTAAGCTCTTCGTCGGCATTATTGAGGACTCTGAGGGTTGATTCGAAGCGGTAGGGTTGATTTGATGTTCGGTTTGGTGGGAGCTTGGATCCGGATGTGTAAGTGTAGGATAAGTAGACGCCGTTGTAGGAATCGGACGCTGGTGGCGGTGACGGTGGTGTTGGAGTTGGAGTTTGGGCGGCGGTAATGGTGGCGAGAAGCGTCGCTGCTTCTCCCTTCTCTTTTTGTCAAATCGATCCCGCACCAGAGGTGCTTCCCCTTTCTCGATTGATTTCCATCATCGAGCCACCATGGCTGCTTGCGTTCCCATCTTCCTTTCTCGATAGATGAACCACGACCACCAGACCAAAACTCCCGCTACCTTCATCATTCTAATTCCCCTTTTTCTTTTTATCTATGGGGAATAAGAAACAAACGAGAATTAATATTTGGATTCTAATATTGAGACTTGAGAGTATAATACTTAATTAGGGCTTTTTCTGAaaatttcaacatcgagtggggAATAAGAAAACTATTGGCGAGTATTCTTAATAACAGCAGAGAGATGAAAAAGGTGAAATTACAGCAACGATGAAGTAGATGAATGGAAATCAGAAGCCCTTTTTCTTGATTGAGATGATGAAGTCGGGAGATGGAGATGAAATCGTAACCTTCGATCTTTGATTGAGAAGTTGCACAACAGTGTGAGGAGAATGAAAGATGCGTGAAAATGCTTAGGGCAGGGAGGGtagcgggcttttctaattttttggcttttcttttcccgcttgtaactaaggaacgcgcgttcattaaaattataaagcgacacatatagagggcgcgcatttaaggtacagcgccctccgtgtttttaattttttttcttttgacactaatttaaaggcacgcaataatgcgtgacctaaatccttaaattttctgaagagatgacacttttttaatgtcactctcgtttgcgtaacataaattaatgagtgtcgtaatttgcgcgtcgtaaaaggctatttttctagtagtgatctaAACCTGGTTATCCAATTTTCACAGAGCTTCTCCCGTGAAGCTTTTCTTTCTTAGGGTCTTGAGTAAAACTTCTCAAATTTGAGCAGTAGGTTGTGAATTGGCATTCATAGTTATTATTCGTACCCAACGTTTGGTACGTTTGTTTCAGCTCAAGACATTTGATACCACGTCAATCTCATTAcaatgatagcgaatctcacacgCCATCATAACACAATTTATCATTTATGTTATTCAACCAACGCATAGACAAAAACTTTGCCTCAATTCATCTATGTGCACTTCAATCCTTTACGTACATGTCGTTGTATACGAACAAGTTCTCTATTCCTTCACAAAGGTAGGATTAGTGCATTACACCATAGTTGTTCCACCTTCTAGACTACAATCTCTTGCTTATATATCCAGTTGGACTTTGTTTCCTTTGGTGTCGATACAGTTTGCGATTAGGCTATGATCTTGGAGAAGTTCCTGGTGGATCACTGGTAGTAGCCAACGTAAATTCCTTTGTTGTTAAAATTTCAGTGTTCATTTCTTGGGAAGAAGTCTTCACTTATACGTACACATTTATCAAACCCTTcacattttattaaattctccATCTTTTTATCCAACCCTTCACATTTGATTAAATCCTTCATAAGGTTGCTTAAATCATGGTGAGCCGAGAAGTTCACTATAGTCCATCGTTTGATTTTAGGGTAGGAAGAAAACTTTAGGTTTTTCTCTGACTTGTCATCATAAATGACCATGGTTTTCTCATAGGTAGTTTTGGTCATACAACTTTCTTGTAGTATAGATCTAGGCACAATAGGAAGGTAGTCGATTCATACCTATGATAATGTCCAAGCTTCCTCTCGGAATTGGTATAAGGTCTATAAGTAAAGATCGATCATTCATGGTTATTTTACCGTTAAAAAAAAAGATGACCGTATAACGACCTGATGTGACACAAGAAAATTTGTGTCATATAAACAACGATATCAGACTTTAGGTGAAGTGCGCATGAGATTGACATGAGAAACATGATTTGGTAAGTGCTAtgatgaaatttataaaaatttcacAAGTAGATTTGTGATATTTCACCAGTTGTCTATGCTCTCCAGGTTTTCTCCAAATCACTAGGTTCATGACTCAAAATTGGTTTAAGTTTAGGGTTCGCGAATATTTCAATCCACATCTATATTACAATTACTTCAGTATACAAGTGGTTAATGAGAAACGCACTAGTCACTACCGATGGTTCCTAGATTTCATTCCTTTTTCCGATCACAATTACTCTATCTCGAGTTGTTATCTTCTGGTTCTTCAGCTTTGGGCAGTTTCACCATCTTCATAAAAAGCGTTACTTTAACTAGTGCTTGTTCTAACTTCTATAGCTCAACTCCAAGTGCATCACCTATGGTGCTTCTCAATTCATGGTATAAGCATGGTCATTGCCCACGATTTACACATAATAGTTCTACTCGGTAAAATTTGTGCCTTTAAAAGTGTAGGTGACAGCTAATATTGTTAGCTTTCTACACAAGAGCTGACATGAATTACTAATTCCATACTTTTGCTCCAGGGATTCATTCCTAAAATCCATTCAATGTCATAGAAGGATCTAGGTTGACGTCACTATTACTTCCATGTTTGTTGCTTAAAAAATCTACCTTGTCCCGAGTTGTTGTTCCTGTTGACTTTGTAAGTGACCATGATGTTAGATACTAGTTGTTCGATTCATTATCTCAATCGTAGTTGCGGCAAGCAATTGTGCTGGTGTTGGACGATCACCGACTGGTCGCTTGTGAGACATCTTTTTCTCACTACAATTAGTTCAAGGGGAAATGAGTCGCATGAAAATTTCGACGTGTATATAAATGATAGTGCTAAAATTATGTTAAACGTGTAGAATTGTCGTGGGTTTGCCCAAGATTGACTCTACTATGAGTATTAGATGCAACACACTTTTACAGTACTAACAAGGGTGAAACTTTACACTTGGAACGGGTGAGAAGAAACCACCGGGTATTGGGACAAGTTATACAAAGTTACGAAGAAGATGTGATAGGAATCAACTTCTACCCGATGTTTTGATCCTACCTCAAGTTTTGAAGTTATGATTCTTTTGAAATGAGCTGTTTTGGAACCAGGGAAGATTTCTAACAACTTTCTGGTTTTGTGATTTCATGGAGTCTACTATATTCTCCTTCAAAAATGTCATAAAATACAAAGAATTCGTGTAGGTGTCCTTCTTTTGAACTTAGATGGTTCAATTGTAATTCGTacgtgaaacatcccaaaaatacgacccgaaaatttcatttttaatataaccaaaaatcataaaactgagtatcatataataaaaccacacGCTACGCATctcaaaccatactaaaatactgtgagaaaactgagtcacaactgtatcaaaacatatctaagaaaactgtatcaactcccaggacaaaaactgaagttgtggtgtgtgcgatgccatcatcccgagctcttccctttacttgcggaagtacctgaaaccaaaactgaaatcgtaagcacgaagcttagtgagctcccccaaactaccacataccatacaacatataaagcacatactgggccttgcccactgcatcggaccgaagtccggaactgactgctcggaccgaagtccggaactgactgcatcggaccgtagtccggaactgactaggacctcgtcccctgcatcggacaggagtccagaactaactgcatcggaccgaagtccggaactgactgggacctcgtcccctgcatcggaccggagtccggaactaactgcgtcggaccgaagtccagaactgactgaacatagcataacataaacacgtatttgctaacataacacatatactgcatcggactgaagtccggaacacataacacaaacatgcttgaatcacaaagacatcaagcactctaactactgcatcggactgaagtccggaactactgctaactaaacgggccggcattgtggtcgtagacccgttcctactggaaggaaactcacctcgtgaactggctgctgtgtgtatggctctagaagctatctgctgctgctctggtatctccccgactacaattccataaacacactcaatcagatactgatcactgcattggggtaaaatgactcttttacccctggtcaaagtcaactctcccggttaaagtcaacctacagttgacctgactcgccgagttgggccgccaactcgccgagtctctattctcTCTTCTCAACCCTACTCATGGTTActtgtcgagtatggcatcaactcgacgagttcccctttgattctaaaactcaggcaatctgcatccgactcgccgagtcgtatgaataactcgacgagttgttcttcgagctaagaagattgccttggactcgccgagttgtatgaacaactcgtcgagtccctccattactaagtctgacctccaactcgctgagttcactctacaactcactggtccccactcggcatcactcaaaaaggggaaaaatcggggactcgcgactcgactcgccgagttgttcttccgactcgccgagtcgcttgcatgcagctactctaaactcgattctgcttgaatccagcgtatAAAACTTATTGATCTGGGCTCCCTtagctcgattagcacgtaaagattctatctttacgtgtccataagcatccatgaagataataaggctcaaaaagcataataaaggctagatctagggttctcatgcaaagcatcttcaaaaaggcaatagatccgggctttataactcctaaatgaacagatctagggatatctcgacctattaaggcatccatacaactataaggtttggaaaatacctcaaactagccctagaagtgttctaatggaggtttaaagcataaaacagaaggaatccgagaaatacctcaatgaactctgattttgcccttggatctttgctctacacctcttttCTTTGGTTCTCTCTTCTTTTtattcttcaaaccttcaagatTCCACACAAAATACTTTAATCaatcaagggatggattagggttactcACAGctctctctgagggtgaaggaggcgagtttggggcacataacattgcttaaatagtgagcaacccggggatttagggtttcttcctggcaggcagactcgccgagtcccgaatatggactcaccgagtcgccgacttacacgtgctcgaaatcccatccctactcgacgagtcaggctatagactcgtcgagtccctcttgaaaacttctaaataaatatcatgaaagcaacataccagagacgggtcatTACAGTACGactcataacaaaataaaatggaCTAATTACTTACCGAAGCCGAATTCGAAATAATTCGTGAAGGTgtgtgtgacaaccctatatttttccaaaagcagtgtaatgctcaaaagtcaaaaacaacgaaaactatttggaatcaactaaattaacctcaaaaataaagtgttcaaatatctaagttgggatgcatcaaatattagatatcgtgccaaggtttccaaaaacgtaaagaacgttcaaaaccgggttatattgaagaaattataatcaatcgtatatttacgacacaccgttaaaacgctatttaacgtaaaaagtgaaatttcaataaaatgcattttagccttaaggatctgaacaaaagttgtagtgttcgttaaactgtaaacgtacataaaaagatcgcccaaattggacctcgtatgaagaagttacgatttttcctaagtttcgtaacagtagtagagggctaaaaactcgaattgaagatcgagtgtttgttagctatcgccacctaaacgaaagttgaagatctccacaataggagtaaaatgataaaaagacaaacgaaaaccgacgtcgaataaagaaactatggatttttaacggactttagcagtcccagcctattaaaaatatatcattaaaaataaagtcaaaactagctgacggagtctaaatgaaagttgtagagcataatctcacctacgcatggatataaagaacgcgaaaaacggagcccgtacgcgaaaattacggaatttagaagatgggagaCTGGAGTACACCCAGCATAATCCcagattacgcccagcatactagacccagagtcgagtcccatcggctgcaactcTATGCCTAGTtagaccggagtcgtaagccgtgacgcatttttacgccccgcgtaacctaagtacgcccagcgtactccggtggtacgccccgcgtacgcgatcctccagcactataaatagagggtttGAGCTATGGTTTTTTGCACACTTTCTCAAACTCCCAGTCACCCTCTCATACTTTCAAGCTCCAGAAGCTGTCtcgacg
This window encodes:
- the LOC128127884 gene encoding AP-2 complex subunit alpha-1-like; the encoded protein is MVKIPSVDHNSVSVDQELTQANGISHEVDHPQPDILGDLLSPLAIEAPPPPVSEDDALALAPVEEQDNIVKPIGDTAERFHALCLKDSGVLYEDPYVQIGIKADWRGHQGRLVIFLGNKTTSSLTSVQAVVLPSSYLKLELSSAKNKLQTMQTMVFVVHTQPSLTAHLFSRAKELGMMGEGYMWIITIKTTNLLNSMDAEAIKSMQGAVGFRSYFPTSRKLHNFASKWREEHYAINKRNHFKKVNYRLHSSKNESRRALE
- the LOC128127883 gene encoding AP-2 complex subunit alpha-2-like, translated to MQVSAYLLGEYNHLLARRPGCSPKDIFVIIHEKLPTVSTPTISILLSTYAKILMHSQPPDPELQNQIWAIFSKYETCIDTEIQQRAVEYFALSRKGEALMDILAEMPKFPEHESSLIKKAEDTEADTVEQSAIKSRTQQ